In one Procambarus clarkii isolate CNS0578487 chromosome 29, FALCON_Pclarkii_2.0, whole genome shotgun sequence genomic region, the following are encoded:
- the LOC123765037 gene encoding lysozyme isoform X1: MSIVKTVLIGLTAAIMVVLVYGQTDIEMTDDCLGCLCDASTRCNKAMGCHSVNLKVCGPFLISKPYWNEAGKPVLNERDDPYAENAFNDCVHDYTCSVKTIRNYMAKYGKDCNGDGVINCEDFVRIHKFGRKECFKSYGRLFKSRFSYCINNAIFY, encoded by the exons ATGTCTATAGTGAAGACGGTACTTATTGGGTTGACGGCTGCTATCATGGTCGTCTTAGTATATG GTCAGACTGACATTGAAATGACTGACGATTGCTTAGGGTGCTTGTGCGATGCGTCCACTCGTTGTAACAAGGCTATGGGTTGTCATTCTGTTAACTTGAAGGTCTGTGGTCCCTTCCTCATATCTAAACCCTACTGGAATGAAGCTGGCAAACCCGTTCTTAACGAAAGGGACGACCCCTATGCAGAAAATG CTTTTAATGACTGTGTTCACGATTACACGTGCTCCGTGAAGACCATCCGCAACTACATGGCAAAATATGGCAAA GACTGTAACGGCGACGGCGTTATTAACTGCGAAGACTTTGTGAGGATCCACAAGTTCGGCCGTAAGGAATGCTTCAAATCTTACGGACGCCTATTCAAAAGCAGATTCAGTTACTGCATAAATAATGCCATCTTCTATTA g
- the LOC123765037 gene encoding lysozyme isoform X2 — MSIVKTVLIGLTAAIMVVLVYGQTDIEMTDDCLGCLCDASTRCNKAMGCHSVNLKVCGPFLISKPYWNEAGKPVLNERDDPYAENAFNDCVHDYTCSVKTIRNYMAKYGKDCNGDGVINCEDFVRIHKFGRKECFKSYGRLFKSRFSYCINNAIFY, encoded by the exons ATGTCTATAGTGAAGACGGTACTTATTGGGTTGACGGCTGCTATCATGGTCGTCTTAGTATATG GTCAGACTGACATTGAAATGACTGACGATTGCTTAGGGTGCTTGTGCGATGCGTCCACTCGTTGTAACAAGGCTATGGGTTGTCATTCTGTTAACTTGAAGGTCTGTGGTCCCTTCCTCATATCTAAACCCTACTGGAATGAAGCTGGCAAACCCGTTCTTAACGAAAGGGACGACCCCTATGCAGAAAATG CTTTTAATGACTGTGTTCACGATTACACGTGCTCCGTGAAGACCATCCGCAACTACATGGCAAAATATGGCAAA GACTGTAACGGCGACGGCGTTATTAACTGCGAAGACTTTGTGAGGATCCACAAGTTCGGCCGTAAGGAATGCTTCAAATCTTACGGACGCCTATTCAAAAGCAGATTCAGTTACTGCATAAATAATGCCATCTTCTATTA A
- the LOC138369797 gene encoding invertebrate-type lysozyme-like isoform X1 produces MGCLCEASTSCNATSPCHTPPGGGYFCGPFLISFPYWTDAGKPVLKGDDPNVKGAFENCVLDLYCAAKTVRQYMKKFASGGAGVSADCNGDGVVNCVDFAYMHMLGGFGCHDSSMLGTAFFKRFDNCWKVVEAASV; encoded by the exons ATGGGGTGCTTATGCGAGGCGTCCACGAGTTGTAATGccacctctccctgtcacaccccTCCTGGAGGTGGCTACTTCTGCGGACCGTTCCTCATCTCCTTCCCCTACTGGACTGACGCTGGCAAGCCCGTTCTGAAAGGCGACGACCCCAATGTGAAAGGCG CTTTTGAGAACTGTGTCCTCGATCTTTACTGTGCTGCCAAGACCGTCCGCCAGTACATGAAAAAGTTTGCAAGC GGAGGTGCCGGGGTGTCCGCTGACTGTAATGGGGACGGTGTGGTCAACTGCGTAGACTTCGCTTACATGCACATGTTGGGCGGCTTTGGCTGTCACGATTCTTCCATGCTTGGCACTGCCTTCTTCAAGAGATTTGATAACTGTTGGAAGGTCGTCGAGGCGGCTTCTGTTTAG
- the LOC138369797 gene encoding invertebrate-type lysozyme-like isoform X2, which translates to MGCLCEASTSCNATSPCHTPPGGGYFCGPFLISFPYWTDAGKPVLKGDDPNVKGAFENCVLDLYCAAKTVRQYMKKFASDCNGDGVVSCVDYVRIHKHGQNGCSAPLTGIFEKQFEECRARLGVI; encoded by the exons ATGGGGTGCTTATGCGAGGCGTCCACGAGTTGTAATGccacctctccctgtcacaccccTCCTGGAGGTGGCTACTTCTGCGGACCGTTCCTCATCTCCTTCCCCTACTGGACTGACGCTGGCAAGCCCGTTCTGAAAGGCGACGACCCCAATGTGAAAGGCG CTTTTGAGAACTGTGTCCTCGATCTTTACTGTGCTGCCAAGACCGTCCGCCAGTACATGAAAAAGTTTGCAAGC GACTGTAATGGCGACGGCGTTGTGAGCTGCGTCGACTATGTGAGGATTCACAAGCACGGCCAGAACGGATGCTCTGCCCCGCTTACTGGAATCTTCGAAAAGCAATTTGAAGAATGCCGCGCTCGCCTCGGCGTTATTTA G